In Micromonospora sp. LH3U1, one genomic interval encodes:
- a CDS encoding NYN domain-containing protein yields MDQEDRIALFLDYENLALGARDHRGGAAFDFRPIADALAERGRVVVRRAYADWSYFDEDRRMLTRSHVELIEIPQRMGASRKNAADIKMAVDAIELAFERDYISTFVICSGDSDFTPLVHKLRELNKRVIGVGVEGSTSALLPPACDEFLYYDRLEGVDIPPTRSRRGRPTRQAGPDQRPPEPEQELEREPEVDLRPAGEEPGRDVDALAVLVAQTVAGLQGSANGEVTASRLKRTLLRKDPTFSESDYGFRTFGELLRHLAEHNVIELAEGPAKGDPEVSLPEHGDREVAFGLLRGVVADLGSSGNPVALSGLKNQLRRARPDFSEKKLGYRSFLQFCKAAATGGVVDLRWSPEADDYLLTTQG; encoded by the coding sequence GTGGATCAAGAAGACCGAATCGCCCTGTTCCTCGACTACGAAAACCTCGCGTTGGGCGCGCGCGACCACCGTGGCGGCGCGGCCTTCGACTTCCGGCCCATCGCCGACGCGCTGGCCGAACGAGGTCGGGTGGTGGTCCGCCGGGCATACGCCGACTGGTCCTACTTCGACGAGGACCGCCGGATGCTCACCCGGTCCCACGTCGAGCTGATCGAGATCCCGCAACGGATGGGCGCGTCCCGTAAGAACGCCGCCGACATCAAGATGGCCGTCGACGCGATCGAGTTGGCGTTCGAGCGCGACTACATCTCCACGTTCGTGATCTGCAGTGGAGACAGCGACTTCACCCCCCTGGTGCACAAGCTTCGCGAGCTGAACAAGCGGGTCATCGGCGTCGGAGTCGAGGGGTCGACGTCTGCGCTGCTCCCGCCGGCGTGCGACGAGTTCCTCTACTACGACCGGCTGGAGGGTGTCGACATCCCGCCAACCCGCAGCCGGCGCGGGCGCCCGACCCGCCAGGCCGGTCCGGACCAGCGCCCGCCCGAGCCGGAGCAGGAGCTTGAGCGGGAGCCGGAGGTCGACCTGCGACCCGCCGGCGAGGAGCCCGGACGGGACGTGGACGCACTCGCCGTGCTGGTCGCCCAGACGGTGGCAGGGCTGCAGGGCAGCGCCAACGGCGAGGTCACCGCGTCCCGGCTCAAGCGCACCCTGCTCCGCAAGGACCCGACGTTCAGCGAGTCCGACTACGGTTTCCGTACCTTCGGTGAGCTGCTGCGGCACCTCGCCGAGCACAACGTGATCGAGCTGGCCGAAGGCCCCGCGAAGGGTGACCCCGAGGTCTCACTGCCCGAGCACGGCGACCGGGAGGTGGCCTTCGGCCTGCTCCGTGGCGTGGTGGCGGATCTCGGCAGCAGCGGAAACCCGGTGGCGCTGTCCGGGTTGAAGAACCAGTTGCGCCGGGCGCGGCCCGACTTCAGCGAGAAGAAGCTCGGCTATCGCAGCTTCCTCCAGTTTTGCAAGGCCGCCGCCACGGGTGGAGTGGTCGACCTTCGATGGAGCCCCGAAGCCGACGACTACCTACTCACCACGCAGGGGTGA
- a CDS encoding cupin domain-containing protein, with protein MASDSGGAPSVKRTELQRHPASAPGRLIVQTLFEIPVGLASGRHSHPGEEVGYLIRGTVDMEFDDRPTLTIHAGEPFLIPPRTIHNARNVTDDTTTMMLSTYVVEADEPLVTQYP; from the coding sequence GTGGCGAGCGATTCCGGTGGCGCCCCCAGCGTCAAGCGCACCGAACTGCAGCGCCATCCGGCCTCCGCACCGGGCCGTCTGATCGTGCAGACCCTCTTCGAGATACCGGTCGGGCTGGCGTCAGGACGGCACAGCCACCCGGGCGAGGAGGTCGGCTATCTCATCCGCGGCACGGTGGACATGGAGTTCGACGACCGGCCGACACTGACCATCCACGCCGGAGAGCCGTTCCTGATCCCGCCCCGGACGATCCACAACGCCCGCAACGTCACCGACGACACCACCACGATGATGCTCTCGACGTACGTCGTCGAGGCGGACGAGCCCCTGGTTACGCAGTACCCCTGA
- a CDS encoding MFS transporter, producing the protein MVTAAAGPDDRPASAWAPLRTAAYRNLWLALLAANIGTWMQTVGAQWLLIHHSNASTLVALVQTASLLPVLLLALPAGVLADSFDRRHLLIAVQLFLVAVAVALTLLTLTNRMPPALLLTLTFAFGVGQALTLPAWAAVIPELVPQDQLRSASALGSISVNVARAVGPAVAGVLIARTGVTPVFGLNAVAFLIFTYALWRWRPGNARAVEVPERFTAALRAGSRYVRHSPIVRRLLRRALVFVVPASALWALLPLVASRRLGLGSGGYGLLLAALGVGAIAGGVLLAVIRTRLSANQLLLIAGALFTVALTVVATVRSVPLVLIALLPAGAAWVTVLANVNAEMQLFLPSWVRARGLAVYQVCFAGGQAVGALVWGLVADMAGLELAYLAAAALMLVGTVTSRIWPLPNLRSVNREPAAYWPQLHLAHEPDPGVGPVLVTVQYTVRPEHTQPFLAAMDLVRGARQRTGAMRWGLFRPAETTDRFVEVYLVPSWGEHLRQHGGRLTGEDRAAEERARELTDGELLVRHLVPAAAGPALSDDREAV; encoded by the coding sequence GTGGTGACGGCCGCAGCCGGACCCGACGACCGTCCGGCCTCGGCGTGGGCGCCGCTGCGGACGGCGGCCTACCGCAACCTGTGGCTGGCCCTGCTCGCCGCCAACATCGGCACCTGGATGCAGACCGTCGGCGCGCAGTGGCTGCTGATCCACCACTCCAACGCCTCCACCCTGGTCGCGCTGGTCCAGACCGCCAGCCTGCTGCCGGTGCTGCTGCTGGCGTTGCCCGCCGGGGTGTTGGCCGACAGCTTCGACCGCCGGCACCTGCTGATCGCCGTGCAGCTGTTCCTGGTGGCGGTGGCGGTGGCGTTGACGCTGCTCACCCTCACCAACCGGATGCCTCCGGCGCTGCTGCTCACCCTCACCTTCGCGTTCGGGGTCGGGCAGGCGCTCACCCTGCCGGCCTGGGCGGCGGTGATCCCCGAGCTGGTGCCGCAGGACCAGCTGCGATCGGCCTCCGCGCTCGGTTCGATAAGCGTGAACGTGGCGCGGGCGGTCGGACCCGCGGTGGCCGGTGTGCTGATCGCCCGCACCGGCGTCACCCCGGTCTTCGGCCTCAACGCCGTCGCGTTCCTGATCTTCACGTACGCGTTGTGGCGCTGGCGGCCCGGTAACGCCCGCGCGGTCGAGGTACCCGAGCGGTTCACCGCCGCGTTGCGCGCCGGTAGCCGATACGTCCGCCACTCGCCGATCGTGCGCCGACTGTTGCGTCGTGCACTGGTCTTCGTGGTCCCGGCCAGCGCGCTGTGGGCGCTGCTGCCGTTGGTGGCCAGCCGGCGGCTGGGGCTGGGCTCCGGCGGGTACGGGCTGCTGCTGGCCGCCCTCGGCGTGGGCGCCATCGCGGGCGGTGTGCTGCTCGCGGTGATCCGCACCCGGCTGTCGGCCAACCAGCTCCTGCTGATCGCCGGGGCGCTGTTCACCGTGGCGCTGACCGTGGTCGCCACCGTGCGGTCGGTGCCGCTGGTGCTCATCGCCCTGCTGCCCGCCGGGGCGGCCTGGGTGACGGTGCTGGCCAACGTCAACGCCGAGATGCAGCTCTTCCTGCCCAGCTGGGTACGGGCCCGAGGACTGGCCGTCTATCAGGTGTGTTTCGCGGGCGGGCAGGCGGTCGGCGCGCTGGTCTGGGGGCTGGTGGCCGACATGGCCGGGCTGGAACTCGCCTACCTCGCGGCGGCGGCGCTGATGCTGGTCGGCACGGTGACGAGTCGGATCTGGCCGTTGCCGAACCTGCGGTCGGTGAATCGCGAACCGGCGGCCTACTGGCCGCAACTGCACCTGGCGCACGAGCCGGACCCGGGGGTGGGGCCGGTGCTGGTGACCGTGCAGTACACCGTCCGGCCGGAGCACACCCAGCCGTTCCTGGCGGCGATGGACCTGGTGCGCGGTGCCCGGCAGCGGACCGGCGCGATGCGCTGGGGTCTGTTCCGACCGGCCGAGACGACGGACCGGTTCGTCGAGGTGTACCTGGTGCCGTCCTGGGGCGAGCACCTGCGCCAGCACGGCGGCCGGTTGACGGGCGAGGACCGCGCGGCCGAGGAACGGGCCCGGGAGCTGACCGACGGCGAGCTGCTGGTACGACACCTGGTGCCCGCCGCCGCCGGCCCGGCGCTCTCCGACGACCGCGAGGCCGTGTGA
- a CDS encoding SDR family NAD(P)-dependent oxidoreductase, with translation MGARTFVVVGGTSGLGLAVARLLVNEHQVVVFGNVPAEVAAVTDELGCDGALCDISSYEQVRDGFADVAERYGTIDGVAACASMWAGGDLMDLSVEHIRRAVEINVLGITYLLREAVEHLHRQGHGNLVYIGALALAAPRPGIPIYRATKSYGTSLVDSLAEAQHSNRVKVMQLHPGPMPTRLQERVGAEFLDEVYAMPEQVATEVVRLLLLEPDDLYVSGERVLRADGRW, from the coding sequence ATGGGTGCCAGAACCTTCGTGGTGGTCGGCGGTACCAGCGGGCTCGGCCTCGCGGTGGCCCGACTGCTGGTGAACGAGCACCAGGTCGTGGTGTTCGGCAACGTGCCGGCCGAGGTCGCCGCGGTGACCGACGAGCTGGGTTGCGACGGGGCGCTCTGCGACATCTCCTCCTACGAGCAGGTCCGCGACGGGTTCGCCGATGTGGCGGAGCGCTACGGCACGATCGACGGCGTGGCGGCCTGCGCCTCGATGTGGGCGGGCGGCGACCTCATGGACCTGTCGGTGGAGCACATCCGCCGGGCCGTGGAGATCAACGTTTTGGGCATCACGTACCTGCTGCGGGAGGCGGTGGAGCACCTGCACCGGCAGGGCCACGGGAACCTCGTGTACATCGGCGCGCTGGCGCTGGCGGCACCCCGGCCCGGCATCCCCATCTATCGAGCTACCAAGAGCTACGGCACCAGCCTCGTCGATTCGCTGGCCGAGGCCCAGCACAGCAACCGGGTGAAGGTGATGCAGCTACATCCCGGGCCGATGCCGACGCGGCTGCAGGAACGGGTCGGCGCCGAGTTCCTGGACGAGGTGTACGCCATGCCCGAACAGGTCGCCACCGAGGTCGTCCGGCTGCTGCTGCTCGAACCCGACGATCTCTACGTCTCCGGTGAGCGCGTGTTGCGCGCGGACGGGCGGTGGTGA
- a CDS encoding sensor histidine kinase, with protein sequence MTSEHPPHLAEALRRRDWLISGWPWRALAYLISTVPIAGMLTIGLLVIGAPMLAAANAFRQHNRPPSIALMLFLAAGSLILLALAPIVSFPVAAIERWRLRLVDGRPLPASPWPGLAARYRAAATWREVAYLFWLGGFAPVAYWVFLLLVLLDLGMVTSPWLAGDANQPVVIWRTVHTPGEAIPYAIVGVLLIPVLWYAAGLLAAVQAAVARWLLARPVDAALREVARSRTRLVGAYEAERRRIERDLHDGAQPRLTSLTLQLGLARLDVPEDSPAARPLAVAHDQARGLMVMLRQLVHGIRPQSLTDLGLAGAVRELADAATIPVTVHADLHGELPEIVETTAYFVVSEALGNIARHAEATRADVRLTRAGGDLVVEVSDDGHGGADPARGTGLTGLADRVAAADGRLLLASPPGGPTLVRVELPCRR encoded by the coding sequence ATGACCTCGGAACACCCTCCGCACCTGGCTGAGGCGCTGCGCCGCCGCGACTGGTTGATCTCCGGCTGGCCCTGGCGGGCACTGGCCTACCTGATCAGCACCGTGCCGATCGCCGGCATGCTCACCATCGGGCTGCTCGTCATCGGCGCACCCATGCTGGCCGCCGCCAACGCGTTCCGGCAGCACAACCGACCGCCGAGCATCGCGCTGATGCTGTTCCTGGCAGCCGGCAGCCTCATCCTGCTGGCGCTGGCCCCGATCGTGAGCTTCCCGGTGGCCGCCATCGAACGGTGGCGGCTGAGGCTCGTGGACGGCCGCCCACTGCCCGCGTCACCGTGGCCGGGCCTGGCCGCCCGCTACCGTGCCGCCGCGACCTGGCGGGAGGTGGCGTACCTGTTCTGGTTGGGCGGGTTCGCGCCGGTCGCGTACTGGGTCTTCCTACTGCTCGTACTGCTCGACCTCGGCATGGTCACGAGCCCCTGGCTGGCCGGGGACGCCAACCAGCCCGTCGTGATCTGGCGGACGGTGCACACCCCCGGTGAGGCCATTCCGTACGCGATCGTCGGCGTGCTGCTCATCCCGGTGCTCTGGTACGCGGCCGGGCTGCTCGCCGCCGTCCAGGCCGCCGTGGCCCGGTGGCTGCTGGCCCGGCCGGTGGACGCGGCGCTGCGCGAGGTCGCCCGGTCCCGGACCCGGCTGGTTGGCGCGTACGAGGCCGAACGGCGACGGATCGAGCGTGACCTGCACGACGGCGCACAACCCCGGCTGACCAGCCTCACCCTCCAGCTGGGCCTGGCCCGGCTGGACGTACCCGAGGACTCCCCCGCCGCCCGGCCCCTCGCCGTCGCGCACGACCAGGCCCGGGGCCTGATGGTGATGTTGCGGCAGTTGGTGCACGGCATCCGGCCGCAGAGCCTCACCGATCTCGGCCTGGCCGGCGCCGTACGCGAGCTGGCCGACGCGGCCACCATCCCGGTCACCGTGCACGCCGACCTCCACGGCGAGTTGCCGGAGATCGTGGAGACCACCGCCTACTTCGTGGTGTCCGAGGCGCTGGGCAACATCGCCCGGCACGCCGAGGCGACCCGCGCCGACGTACGCCTCACCCGGGCCGGCGGGGACCTCGTCGTCGAGGTGTCCGACGACGGCCACGGCGGTGCCGACCCGGCCCGGGGCACCGGTCTGACCGGCCTCGCCGACCGGGTCGCCGCCGCGGACGGCCGGCTGTTGCTCGCCAGCCCGCCCGGCGGGCCTACCCTGGTCCGGGTGGAGCTTCCGTGCCGTCGGTGA
- a CDS encoding glycosyl hydrolase family 28-related protein, which yields MFRTIMPARGRPGRPAATTAALATGLTLLVIGPAVAVAGPPASSGAAPVVTRAALDPALVAGRGADVDFVEQEAENARTTGEIIGPDRSAYTLPAEASGRRAVRLTPGEYVEFVLPSATNAITVRYSIPDAPQGGGITAPLRVAANGKHVRTMTLTSQYSWLYNQYPFSNDPRAGLLHPDWWITECQCVPSATTPFPSISTPFRPTHFYDEQRLLLGRTYRAGDKIRLTAPPGSAAAWTVIDLLDSELVAPPRIRLLAANVLAFGADPTGRRDSADALDRAIAFARRTHLKVYIPPGTYQVNRHIIVDDVTIEGAGNWYTIIKGREVALPTPAPDGSVHTGVGFYGRDAADGGSRNVHLSGFTIAGDVRERIDTDQVNAVGGAMSDSTIDGLYVQHTKAGLWFDGPMRNVRVTNNIIVDQIADALNFHTGVTDSVVAHNFVRNTGDDGLAMWSEKTANARNTFDHNTVQSPTLANGIAIYGGTDTTVSHNLIADPVREGSGIHAGSRFGAEPFTGHLRITNNTTARAGTYELNWNIGLGAIWIFALDRSIDASIQVTGDAYLDSTYNAIMLVSDWPVKDLYSINNVQFRDIRVDGTGTSVVSARSAGSASFANVDARNVGAVGVNNCGSFHFTPAGSEFTLTDLGGNDGGWLAPWLLPNTITCDDRPPVSPPPPPAQW from the coding sequence ATGTTTCGGACCATCATGCCGGCGCGGGGACGCCCAGGCCGGCCGGCCGCCACCACAGCCGCGCTCGCGACCGGCCTCACCCTGCTGGTCATCGGCCCCGCCGTGGCCGTCGCCGGCCCACCCGCGTCCTCCGGCGCGGCGCCGGTGGTCACCCGTGCCGCTCTCGACCCGGCGCTGGTCGCCGGGCGCGGCGCGGACGTCGACTTCGTCGAGCAGGAGGCCGAGAACGCCCGCACCACCGGCGAGATCATCGGGCCCGACCGGTCCGCCTACACGCTGCCGGCGGAGGCCTCCGGCCGCCGGGCGGTCCGGCTCACCCCCGGCGAGTACGTGGAGTTCGTCCTGCCCAGCGCGACGAACGCGATCACCGTGCGGTACAGCATCCCGGACGCGCCGCAGGGCGGTGGGATCACGGCGCCGCTGCGGGTCGCGGCCAACGGCAAGCACGTGCGCACCATGACGCTGACGTCGCAGTACTCGTGGCTCTACAACCAGTACCCGTTCTCGAACGACCCCCGGGCCGGGCTGCTGCACCCGGACTGGTGGATCACCGAGTGCCAGTGCGTGCCGTCGGCCACCACGCCGTTCCCGAGCATCAGCACGCCGTTCCGGCCCACCCACTTCTACGACGAGCAGCGACTCCTGCTTGGACGCACCTACCGGGCCGGTGACAAGATCCGGCTCACCGCGCCGCCCGGCAGCGCCGCCGCCTGGACCGTCATCGACCTGCTCGACTCCGAACTGGTCGCGCCGCCGCGCATCCGGTTGCTCGCGGCGAACGTGCTGGCCTTCGGCGCCGACCCCACCGGCCGGCGGGACTCCGCCGACGCACTGGACCGGGCCATCGCCTTCGCCCGGCGCACCCACCTGAAGGTGTACATCCCGCCAGGCACCTACCAGGTCAACCGGCACATCATCGTCGACGACGTGACCATCGAGGGCGCCGGCAACTGGTACACCATCATCAAGGGCCGCGAGGTCGCCCTGCCGACGCCCGCGCCGGACGGCTCGGTGCACACCGGCGTCGGGTTCTACGGCCGGGACGCCGCCGACGGCGGCAGCCGCAACGTCCACCTCTCCGGCTTCACCATCGCGGGAGACGTCCGGGAGCGCATCGACACCGACCAGGTCAACGCGGTCGGTGGTGCGATGAGCGACTCGACCATCGACGGGCTCTACGTGCAGCACACCAAGGCCGGTCTGTGGTTCGACGGGCCGATGCGGAACGTCCGGGTCACCAACAACATCATCGTCGACCAGATCGCCGACGCGCTCAACTTCCACACCGGTGTGACCGACTCCGTCGTGGCACACAACTTCGTCCGCAACACCGGCGACGACGGCCTGGCCATGTGGTCGGAGAAGACGGCCAATGCGCGGAACACCTTCGACCACAACACCGTGCAGTCACCGACCCTGGCCAACGGCATCGCCATCTACGGCGGCACGGACACCACCGTCTCGCACAACCTCATCGCCGATCCGGTTCGCGAGGGCAGCGGCATCCACGCCGGTTCCCGCTTCGGCGCGGAACCGTTCACCGGGCACCTGCGGATCACCAACAACACCACGGCCCGCGCCGGCACGTACGAGCTGAACTGGAACATCGGGCTGGGCGCGATCTGGATCTTCGCCTTGGACCGGAGCATCGACGCGAGCATCCAGGTGACCGGCGACGCATACCTCGACAGCACGTACAACGCGATCATGCTGGTCAGCGACTGGCCGGTGAAGGACCTCTACTCGATCAACAACGTGCAGTTCCGGGACATCCGGGTCGACGGCACCGGCACCTCGGTGGTCAGCGCCCGCTCGGCGGGGTCCGCCTCGTTCGCCAACGTGGACGCCCGCAACGTGGGAGCGGTCGGGGTCAACAACTGCGGTTCGTTCCACTTCACCCCGGCCGGTTCGGAATTCACCCTGACCGACCTGGGCGGTAACGACGGCGGATGGCTCGCTCCGTGGCTGCTGCCCAACACCATCACCTGCGACGACCGGCCACCCGTGTCGCCGCCCCCGCCTCCGGCGCAGTGGTGA
- a CDS encoding Gfo/Idh/MocA family oxidoreductase: MAEALRVGLLGYGLAGRVFHAPLIAATAGLRLDAIVTRDPQRREQARQQHPDARLVDDADELWRTPDALDLVVVATPNRQHVPMARAALAAGLPVVVDKPLSPTAEEGRALVDEATERGVPLTVFQNRRWDGDFLTARRLVEQGELGQVLRFESRFERFRPTIKPGWRELAGPDEAGGALFDLGAHLVDQAVQLFGRVDRVYAEVDRRRAGAAVDDDAFVALTHANGVHSHLWMGAVTAQLGPRLRVLGDRAGYTTYGLDVQEAALHDGGRPGQPGWGEVPPERYGMLGVDGELRPVPTEPGAYQSFYAQVATALRDGTPMPVDPRDSVATVELIELAHRSAAEGVVLPVPTA, translated from the coding sequence ATGGCGGAGGCGCTGCGGGTCGGTCTGCTGGGGTACGGGTTGGCGGGCCGGGTGTTCCACGCACCGCTGATCGCCGCGACCGCCGGGCTACGGCTCGACGCCATCGTGACCCGCGATCCGCAGCGGCGCGAGCAGGCCCGGCAGCAGCACCCCGACGCCCGCCTGGTCGACGACGCCGACGAGCTGTGGCGTACGCCGGACGCGTTGGACCTGGTCGTGGTGGCGACGCCGAACCGGCAGCACGTGCCGATGGCCCGGGCGGCACTCGCCGCCGGCCTGCCGGTCGTCGTCGACAAGCCCCTCTCCCCGACCGCCGAGGAAGGCCGCGCGCTTGTCGACGAGGCGACCGAGCGTGGGGTGCCGTTGACGGTGTTCCAGAACCGGCGCTGGGATGGTGACTTCCTCACCGCCCGCCGGCTGGTCGAGCAGGGCGAGCTGGGGCAGGTGCTGCGCTTCGAGTCCCGGTTCGAGCGTTTCCGTCCGACGATCAAGCCGGGCTGGCGGGAGCTCGCCGGTCCGGACGAGGCCGGCGGTGCCCTCTTCGACCTCGGCGCACACCTCGTTGACCAGGCGGTGCAGCTGTTCGGCCGGGTCGATCGCGTCTACGCGGAGGTGGACCGTCGCCGCGCCGGTGCGGCTGTCGACGACGACGCCTTCGTGGCGTTGACCCACGCCAACGGGGTGCACTCCCACCTGTGGATGGGCGCGGTGACCGCTCAACTCGGGCCCCGGCTGCGGGTGCTGGGCGACCGGGCCGGCTACACGACGTACGGGCTGGACGTGCAGGAGGCGGCGCTGCACGACGGCGGCCGTCCGGGCCAGCCGGGCTGGGGCGAGGTCCCGCCGGAGCGCTACGGCATGCTCGGCGTCGACGGTGAGCTGCGGCCGGTGCCGACCGAGCCCGGCGCGTACCAGAGCTTCTACGCGCAGGTGGCGACGGCCTTGCGCGACGGCACGCCGATGCCCGTGGACCCGCGCGACTCGGTCGCCACGGTCGAGTTGATCGAGTTGGCACACCGGTCAGCGGCCGAGGGCGTCGTGCTGCCAGTCCCAACCGCCTAA
- a CDS encoding TetR/AcrR family transcriptional regulator produces the protein MASERKATADPARSLAILWRTREPTSRSAGPGLSVDRIVRAAIDIADAEGLDALTMRRVGEALGVGTMSVYTYVPGKAELVDVMIDTAYGEMPRPAVEGDWRARLERIARDNMALYQRHPWMLRAETTRPVLGPHLVAKYDHELGAVVDIGLTDVEMDAVLTLVLGHVKSAARAASEVVDLERETGMTDGQWWQSHAPWLETFMTAGNYPTASRVGTAAGQQHGAAYGPEYAFEFGLQRVLDGISVVVAERATAGWPGPVRGTA, from the coding sequence ATGGCGAGTGAGCGCAAGGCGACCGCGGACCCGGCCCGCAGCCTGGCCATCCTCTGGCGCACCCGGGAGCCGACCAGCCGCAGCGCCGGGCCCGGGCTCAGCGTCGACCGGATCGTCCGAGCCGCGATCGACATCGCCGACGCCGAGGGTCTCGACGCGCTGACCATGCGCCGGGTCGGCGAGGCGCTGGGTGTCGGCACCATGTCGGTCTACACCTACGTGCCGGGCAAGGCCGAACTCGTCGACGTCATGATCGACACCGCGTACGGCGAGATGCCGCGCCCAGCCGTCGAGGGAGACTGGCGGGCCCGGCTGGAGCGGATCGCCCGCGACAACATGGCGCTCTACCAGCGGCATCCCTGGATGCTGCGGGCCGAGACGACCCGACCGGTGCTCGGCCCCCACCTGGTGGCCAAGTACGACCACGAGCTCGGGGCGGTCGTCGACATCGGGCTCACCGACGTCGAGATGGACGCGGTGCTCACGCTCGTCCTGGGCCACGTGAAGAGCGCCGCCCGGGCCGCCTCCGAGGTGGTCGACCTGGAGCGCGAGACCGGCATGACCGACGGCCAGTGGTGGCAGTCGCACGCGCCCTGGCTGGAGACGTTCATGACGGCCGGCAACTACCCGACCGCCTCCCGGGTCGGCACCGCGGCCGGCCAGCAGCACGGTGCCGCGTACGGCCCGGAGTACGCCTTCGAGTTCGGTCTGCAACGCGTCCTTGACGGGATCTCGGTGGTGGTCGCCGAGCGGGCGACCGCCGGCTGGCCCGGCCCGGTCAGGGGTACTGCGTAA
- a CDS encoding response regulator transcription factor, producing MPSVTRVVLAEDEVLLREGLVALLTRFEFAVCAAVGTAPELLDAAREHQPDLVLTDIRMPPGRRDDGLRAAVALRAERPHLPVVVLSQYVQTGYAAALLDSGDGQRVGYLLKDRVAEVTEFVDTLRRVTAGGTAIDPDVVRQLLHRPRDPLAALSTREREVLALLAEGRSNASIAARLYVSEAAVGKHVGNILLKLDLPPSDDTNRRVLAVLTYLRADPAS from the coding sequence GTGCCGTCGGTGACCCGGGTGGTGCTCGCGGAGGACGAGGTGCTGCTGCGCGAGGGCCTGGTGGCCTTGCTGACCCGCTTCGAGTTCGCGGTGTGCGCCGCCGTCGGCACCGCGCCCGAGCTGCTGGACGCGGCGCGCGAACACCAACCGGACCTGGTGCTGACCGACATCCGGATGCCGCCGGGCCGCCGCGACGACGGGCTGCGCGCGGCCGTCGCGTTGCGCGCCGAACGACCCCACCTGCCGGTCGTGGTGCTCAGCCAGTACGTACAGACCGGCTACGCGGCGGCGCTGCTGGACAGCGGCGACGGCCAGCGGGTGGGCTACCTGCTCAAGGACCGGGTGGCGGAGGTCACCGAGTTCGTCGACACGCTGCGCCGGGTCACCGCCGGCGGCACCGCCATCGACCCGGACGTGGTCCGGCAACTGCTACACCGGCCACGCGACCCGCTCGCCGCGCTCTCCACTCGGGAACGCGAGGTGCTGGCGCTGCTCGCGGAGGGCCGGTCCAACGCGTCGATCGCCGCCCGCCTGTACGTCAGCGAGGCGGCGGTCGGCAAGCACGTCGGCAACATCCTGCTGAAGCTCGACCTGCCGCCCAGCGACGACACCAACCGTCGGGTGCTCGCGGTACTCACGTACCTGCGCGCCGATCCGGCGAGCTGA